Proteins encoded in a region of the Oncorhynchus kisutch isolate 150728-3 unplaced genomic scaffold, Okis_V2 scaffold3856, whole genome shotgun sequence genome:
- the LOC116372033 gene encoding vegetative cell wall protein gp1-like isoform X1: protein MGCSSSSTQTVDEEKRPGTKPEESNGDIFVVRNGHISEDTETIADQMQLPVQSALTDDSEEPVIMASEALETMGSGWEEDQVLEMLAAAEPEVAPEAAAEAAAVDAKVPSEAVVLVEAVVPVEVAAPVEAVVVEAAPVAEAPAETVVSEEATVVETGAAVEVATLVEAAAPVDAAAPVEVAETVPEAAPAPTEETPAPAPTEETPAPAPTEETPASAPTEETPAPAPTEETPAPAPTEETPAPAPTEETKDAPAPVAAVPEPVTPAAEPVAAVPEGAPAVEAPAPSVPITDHVVAAEPAAEPITTPVAVEAPVAAVTNEPVEAPGPVEAPGPVEAPGPVEAPGEVAAPAPEPAVETPTPAPEAAPELTPAAPTPAPELTPATPAPEAPPTPAPELTPATPAPEAPPTPAPELTPATPAPVAPPTPAPELTPATPTPEAPPTPAPELTPATPAPVAPPTSAPELTPATPAPVAPPTPAPELTPATPVPEAPPTPAPGLTPATPAPSDAPTPAPELTPATPAPEAPPTPAPELTPATPAPEAPPTPAPELTPATPAPEAPPTPAPELTPATPAPEAPPTPAPELTPATPAPEAPPTPAISIPEIDGTPPLTLHPHGHNHSTYLNRHQTSTLSYYDVPVVVSEVAQAAAALVLAGVAQEAEKDKKQN from the exons TTGTCAGGAATGGTCACATCTCGGAGGACACGGAGACCATCGCTGACCAGATGCAGCTTCCTGTCCAGAGTGCCCTGACTGATGACTCTGAGGAACCTGTCATCATGGCCTCAGAGGCCCTGGAGACCATGGGGTCTGGATGGGAGGAGGACCAGGTCCTGGAGATGCTGGCTGCAGCCGAGCCAGAGGTTGCCCCAGAAGCCGCTGCTGAGGCTGCAGCCGTAGATGCAAAGGTCCCTTCAGAGGCTGTGGTCTTAGTAGAGGCTGTGGTCCCAGTGGAGGTGGCGGCCCCTGTTGAGGCTGTCGTGGTTGAGGCCGCTCCTGTGGCAGAGGCTCCTGCTGAGACAGTGGTGTCTGAGGAGGCCACTGTTGTTGAAACTGGAGCTGCAGTGGAGGTGGCTACCCTGGTCGAGGCAGCTGCACCCGTGGACGCTGCTGCCCCAGTCGAGGTGGCTGAAACTGTCCCAGAGGCAGCTCCAGCCCCGACAGAGGAgaccccagctccagccccgaCAGAGGAgaccccagctccagccccgaCAGAGGAGACCCCAGCTTCAGCCCCGACAGAGGAgaccccagctccagccccgaCAGAGGAgaccccagctccagccccgaCAGAGGAgaccccagctccagccccgaCAGAGGAGACCAAAGATGCCCCAGCCCCTGTGGCCGCTGTCCCTGAGCCAGTAACCCCTGCTGCTGAGCCTGTGGCTGCTGTCCCAGAGGGGGCCCCCGCTGTGGAGGCCCCTGCACCCAGTGTCCCCATAACTGACCATGTTGTTGCTGCTGAGCCTGCAGCAGAGCCAATAACCACCCCTGTGGCTGTGGAGGCCCCTGTAGCAGCCGTTACCAATGAGCCTGTggaggccccaggaccagtggaggccccaggaccagtggaggccccaggaccagtggaggcCCCAGGTGAGGTGGCAGCTCCAGCCCCAGAGCCTGCAGTAGAGACTCCTACCCCTGCTCCCGAAGCCGCCCCTGAGCTTACACCAGCCGCCCCTACCCCTGCCCCAGAGCTAACACCAGCCACCCCTGCTCCTGAGGCCCCGCCTACTCCTGCCCCAGAGCTAACACCAGCCACCCCTGCTCCTGAGGCCCCGCCTACTCCTGCCCCAGAGCTAACACCAGCCACCCCTGCTCCTGTGGCCCCGCCTACTCCTGCCCCAGAGCTAACACCAGCCACCCCTACTCCTGAGGCCCCGCCTACTCCTGCCCCAGAGCTAACACCAGCCACCCCTGCTCCTGTGGCCCCGCCTACTTCTGCCCCAGAGCTAACACCAGCCACCCCTGCTCCTGTGGCCCCGCCTACTCCTGCCCCAGAGCTAACACCAGCCACCCCTGTTCCTGAGGCCCCGCCTACTCCTGCCCCAGGGCTAACACCAGCCACCCCTGCTCCCTCAGACGCACCTACCCCTGCCCCAGAGCTAACACCAGCCACCCCTGCTCCTGAGGCCCCGCCTACTCCTGCCCCAGAGCTAACACCAGCCACCCCTGCTCCTGAGGCCCCGCCTACTCCTGCCCCAGAGCTAACACCAGCCACCCCTGCTCCTGAGGCCCCGCCTACTCCTGCCCCAGAGCTAACACCAGCCACCCCTGCTCCTGAGGCCCCGCCTACTCCTGCCCCAGAGCTAACACCAGCCACCCCTGCTCCTGAGGCCCCGCCTACTCCTGCTATCTCAATCCCAGAGATTGATGGTACTCCTCCTTTAACGCTTCATCCTCACGGACACAAtcactctacatatttaaaccgtCATCAAACGTCAACCCTGTCTTACTATG ATGTTCCGGTGGTTGTGTCGGAGGTGGCACAGGCAGCAGCGGCCTTGGTGTTGGCTGGAGTGGCACAGGAAGCAGAGAAAGACAAGAAACAGAACTAA
- the LOC116372033 gene encoding vegetative cell wall protein gp1-like isoform X2: protein MGCSSSSTQTVDEEKRPGTKPEESNGDIFVVRNGHISEDTETIADQMQLPVQSALTDDSEEPVIMASEALETMGSGWEEDQVLEMLAAAEPEVAPEAAAEAAAVDAKVPSEAVVLVEAVVPVEVAAPVEAVVVEAAPVAEAPAETVVSEEATVVETGAAVEVATLVEAAAPVDAAAPVEVAETVPEAAPAPTEETPAPAPTEETPAPAPTEETPASAPTEETPAPAPTEETPAPAPTEETPAPAPTEETKDAPAPVAAVPEPVTPAAEPVAAVPEGAPAVEAPAPSVPITDHVVAAEPAAEPITTPVAVEAPVAAVTNEPVEAPGPVEAPGPVEAPGPVEAPGEVAAPAPEPAVETPTPAPEAAPELTPAAPTPAPELTPATPAPEAPPTPAPELTPATPAPEAPPTPAPELTPATPAPVAPPTPAPELTPATPTPEAPPTPAPELTPATPAPVAPPTSAPELTPATPAPVAPPTPAPELTPATPVPEAPPTPAPGLTPATPAPSDAPTPAPELTPATPAPEAPPTPAPELTPATPAPEAPPTPAPELTPATPAPEAPPTPAPELTPATPAPEAPPTPAPELTPATPAPEAPPTPAISIPEIDDVPVVVSEVAQAAAALVLAGVAQEAEKDKKQN from the exons TTGTCAGGAATGGTCACATCTCGGAGGACACGGAGACCATCGCTGACCAGATGCAGCTTCCTGTCCAGAGTGCCCTGACTGATGACTCTGAGGAACCTGTCATCATGGCCTCAGAGGCCCTGGAGACCATGGGGTCTGGATGGGAGGAGGACCAGGTCCTGGAGATGCTGGCTGCAGCCGAGCCAGAGGTTGCCCCAGAAGCCGCTGCTGAGGCTGCAGCCGTAGATGCAAAGGTCCCTTCAGAGGCTGTGGTCTTAGTAGAGGCTGTGGTCCCAGTGGAGGTGGCGGCCCCTGTTGAGGCTGTCGTGGTTGAGGCCGCTCCTGTGGCAGAGGCTCCTGCTGAGACAGTGGTGTCTGAGGAGGCCACTGTTGTTGAAACTGGAGCTGCAGTGGAGGTGGCTACCCTGGTCGAGGCAGCTGCACCCGTGGACGCTGCTGCCCCAGTCGAGGTGGCTGAAACTGTCCCAGAGGCAGCTCCAGCCCCGACAGAGGAgaccccagctccagccccgaCAGAGGAgaccccagctccagccccgaCAGAGGAGACCCCAGCTTCAGCCCCGACAGAGGAgaccccagctccagccccgaCAGAGGAgaccccagctccagccccgaCAGAGGAgaccccagctccagccccgaCAGAGGAGACCAAAGATGCCCCAGCCCCTGTGGCCGCTGTCCCTGAGCCAGTAACCCCTGCTGCTGAGCCTGTGGCTGCTGTCCCAGAGGGGGCCCCCGCTGTGGAGGCCCCTGCACCCAGTGTCCCCATAACTGACCATGTTGTTGCTGCTGAGCCTGCAGCAGAGCCAATAACCACCCCTGTGGCTGTGGAGGCCCCTGTAGCAGCCGTTACCAATGAGCCTGTggaggccccaggaccagtggaggccccaggaccagtggaggccccaggaccagtggaggcCCCAGGTGAGGTGGCAGCTCCAGCCCCAGAGCCTGCAGTAGAGACTCCTACCCCTGCTCCCGAAGCCGCCCCTGAGCTTACACCAGCCGCCCCTACCCCTGCCCCAGAGCTAACACCAGCCACCCCTGCTCCTGAGGCCCCGCCTACTCCTGCCCCAGAGCTAACACCAGCCACCCCTGCTCCTGAGGCCCCGCCTACTCCTGCCCCAGAGCTAACACCAGCCACCCCTGCTCCTGTGGCCCCGCCTACTCCTGCCCCAGAGCTAACACCAGCCACCCCTACTCCTGAGGCCCCGCCTACTCCTGCCCCAGAGCTAACACCAGCCACCCCTGCTCCTGTGGCCCCGCCTACTTCTGCCCCAGAGCTAACACCAGCCACCCCTGCTCCTGTGGCCCCGCCTACTCCTGCCCCAGAGCTAACACCAGCCACCCCTGTTCCTGAGGCCCCGCCTACTCCTGCCCCAGGGCTAACACCAGCCACCCCTGCTCCCTCAGACGCACCTACCCCTGCCCCAGAGCTAACACCAGCCACCCCTGCTCCTGAGGCCCCGCCTACTCCTGCCCCAGAGCTAACACCAGCCACCCCTGCTCCTGAGGCCCCGCCTACTCCTGCCCCAGAGCTAACACCAGCCACCCCTGCTCCTGAGGCCCCGCCTACTCCTGCCCCAGAGCTAACACCAGCCACCCCTGCTCCTGAGGCCCCGCCTACTCCTGCCCCAGAGCTAACACCAGCCACCCCTGCTCCTGAGGCCCCGCCTACTCCTGCTATCTCAATCCCAGAGATTGATG ATGTTCCGGTGGTTGTGTCGGAGGTGGCACAGGCAGCAGCGGCCTTGGTGTTGGCTGGAGTGGCACAGGAAGCAGAGAAAGACAAGAAACAGAACTAA
- the LOC109885752 gene encoding 2-iminobutanoate/2-iminopropanoate deaminase isoform X1 translates to MSSIIRKIINTTKAPAAIGPYSQAVVVDRTMYVSGQLGMDPASGQLVEGGVQAQTKQALVNMGEILKEAGCGYDSVFSFPTVVKTTVLLADMNDFISVNDVYKTFFSSSFPARAAYQVAALPRGGLVEIEAVAVLGPLTEVS, encoded by the exons ATGTCTTCGATCATCAGGAAGATAATCAACACCACTAAAGCGCCAGCAGCTATCGGGCCGTACAG CCAGGCGGTGGTGGTGGACAGGACCATGTACGTGTCAGGCCAGCTGGGGATGGACCCTGCCTCTGGTCAGCTGGTGGAGGGAGGGGTCCAGGCTCAGACCAAACAG GCTCTGGTAAACATGGGGGAGATCCTGAAGGAAGCAGGGTGTGGATATGACAGTG TTTTTTCTTTTCCCACAGTCGTGAAAACCACGGTTCTTTTGGCTGACATGAATGACTTCATCAGTGTGAATGATGTCTATAAAACAT tTTTCAGCAGTAGCTTCCCAGCTAGGGCTGCCTACCAGGTCGCTGCTCTGCCCAGG ggtgggCTTGTAGAGATTGAAGCTGTTGCTGTTCTGGGCCCTCTGACTGAGGTCTCTTGA
- the LOC109885752 gene encoding 2-iminobutanoate/2-iminopropanoate deaminase isoform X2 encodes MSSIIRKIINTTKAPAAIGPYSQAVVVDRTMYVSGQLGMDPASGQLVEGGVQAQTKQALVNMGEILKEAGCGYDSVVKTTVLLADMNDFISVNDVYKTFFSSSFPARAAYQVAALPRGGLVEIEAVAVLGPLTEVS; translated from the exons ATGTCTTCGATCATCAGGAAGATAATCAACACCACTAAAGCGCCAGCAGCTATCGGGCCGTACAG CCAGGCGGTGGTGGTGGACAGGACCATGTACGTGTCAGGCCAGCTGGGGATGGACCCTGCCTCTGGTCAGCTGGTGGAGGGAGGGGTCCAGGCTCAGACCAAACAG GCTCTGGTAAACATGGGGGAGATCCTGAAGGAAGCAGGGTGTGGATATGACAGTG TCGTGAAAACCACGGTTCTTTTGGCTGACATGAATGACTTCATCAGTGTGAATGATGTCTATAAAACAT tTTTCAGCAGTAGCTTCCCAGCTAGGGCTGCCTACCAGGTCGCTGCTCTGCCCAGG ggtgggCTTGTAGAGATTGAAGCTGTTGCTGTTCTGGGCCCTCTGACTGAGGTCTCTTGA
- the LOC116372031 gene encoding uncharacterized protein C11orf24 homolog → MEEGLVTPRAGLVTPRAGLVTPRAGLVTPRAGLVTPRAGLVTPRAGLVTPRAGLVTPRAGLVTPRAGLVTPRAGLVTPRAGLVTPRAGLVTPRAGLVTPRAGLVTPRAGLVTPRAGLVTPRAGLVTPRAGLVTPRAGLVTPRAGLVTPRAGLVTPRTSHT, encoded by the exons ATGGAGGAAGGACTGGTCACACCTAGAGCCGGACTG GTCACACCTAGAGCCGGACTGGTCACACCTAGAGCCGGACTGGTCACACCTAGAGCCGGACTGGTCACACCTAGAGCCGGACTGGTCACACCTAGAGCCGGACTGGTCACACCTAGAGCCGGACTGGTCACACCTAGAGCCGGACTGGTCACACCTAGAGCCGGACTGGTCACACCTAGAGCCGGACTGGTCACACCTAGAGCCGGACTGGTCACACCTAGAGCCGGACTGGTCACACCTAGAGCCGGACTGGTCACACCTAGAGCCGGACTGGTCACACCTAGAGCCGGACTGGTCACACCTAGAGCCGGACTGGTCACACCTAGAGCCGGACTGGTCACACCTAGAGCCGGACTGGTCACACCTAGAGCCGGACTGGTCACACCTAGAGCCGGACTGGTCACACCTAGAGCCGGACTGGTCACACCTAGGACTAGCCACACCTAG